The proteins below come from a single Xiphophorus hellerii strain 12219 chromosome 14, Xiphophorus_hellerii-4.1, whole genome shotgun sequence genomic window:
- the LOC116732774 gene encoding zinc finger BED domain-containing protein 1-like, which translates to MYALPSRKTLSQKIIPGLYDAAWASLQERVKRASAVCLTTDCWTSCATTSFMSVTCHFIENYSMVSSLLDCFEFSDRHTSENLAEELLRVAREWGVENKVVCCVTDNAANITRAIQLLKWTHHPCLAHTINLFVRNALRAMKPTVDKVKAIVEFFHRSTAATQKLKSTQRQMSMAELKLKQECVTRWNSTFHMILRMLESKDAVIATLAVINAPVAPLSQEEWEALQEACSVLEPFDQVTVEISAERYVTASKMLILCRGLQRVTAEHQSRVTTESVKELVNSLCSSMDKKFHRMEYNTVLSETTILDPCFKKVAFNDNRAVDEALQRITTAASRYGQSSHLQGGHGGEEGAAARELEEPQESAVWRFFEERASGDTATRNPTADAILEVRSYLEEPLFQRSADPLSWWETKALIYPHLSHVMAHRLCIVATSVPSERIFSKTGQIITERRNRISPAKLRHLGFLNANL; encoded by the exons ATGTATGCCCTCCCCAGCCGAAAAACCCTGTCACAGAAAATAATCCCAGGCCTATATGATGCAGCATGGGCCTCCCTGCAAGAAAGGGTGAAGAGAGCCTCAGCTGTATGCTTGACCACTGACTGCTGGACATCCTGCGCCACCACATCATTTATGTCTGTCACCTGCCATTTCATTGAAAACTACAGTATGGTGTCATCTCTGCTGGACTGTTTTGAGTTTAGTGACAGGCACACATCCGAAAACCTGGCAGAAGAGCTCCTCCGAGTGGCAAGAGAGTGGGGGGTGGAAAACAAAGTTGTGTGTTGTGTCACAGACAATGCAGCCAACATTACAAGAGCCATCCAGCTGTTGAAATGGACACACCATCCATGCCTGGCACACACCATTAATCTATTTGTGAGAAATGCTCTGAGGGCTATGAAGCCCACTGTGGACAAAGTGAAGGCAATAGTGGAATTTTTCCACCGAAGCACAGCAGCCACCCAAAAACTTAAATCCACCCAGCGGCAGATGTCTATGGCAGAGCTTAAGCTCAAACAGGAGTGTGTCACCCGCTGGAATTCTACATTCCATATGATCCTGCGAATGCTTGAATCAAAGGATGCGGTTATCGCAACATTGGCAGTGATCAATGCACCTGTGGCTCCTCTCAGCCAAGAGGAGTGGGAGGCTCTGCAAGAGGCCTGCAGTGTCCTGGAGCCCTTCGACCAGGTCACAGTGGAGATCAGCGCAGAGAG GTATGTTACCGCCTCCAAAATGCTGATACTGTGCAGGGGTCTTCAGAGAGTGACAGCAGAGCACCAGAGCAGAGTAACCACAGAGAGCGTGAAGGAGTTGGTGAATTCTCTCTGTTCAAGCATGGACAAAAAATTCCACCGGATGGAGTACAACACAGTTCTGTCCGAAACCACCATCCTCGACCCCTGTTTCAAAAAGGTGGCCTTTAATGACAACCGAGCAGTCGACGAAGCCCTCCAAAGAATAACTACAGCAGCATCAAGGTATGGGCAGTCATCTCACCTGCAAGGGGGTcatggaggagaggagggagcAGCAGCACGTGAGCTGGAGGAGCCCCAAGAATCGGCTGTTTGGAGGTTTTTTGAGGAGCGGGCAAGCGGAGACACTGCAACCAGGAATCCTACAGCTGATGCTATTCTGGAAGTGAGGTCCTACCTTGAGGAGCCTCTTTTCCAGCGCAGTGCCGACCCACTGAGCTGGTGGGAGACAAAGGCACTGATCTATCCACATCTCTCTCACGTGATGGCACATAGACTGTGCATAGTGGCAACATCCGTCCCCTCAGAGAGGATCTTCTCTAAAACTGGACAGATCATAACTGAGAGAAGGAACAGGATCAGCCCTGCCAAGCTTAGACACCTGGGGTTTCTCAACGCCAATCTGTAA